One window of Deltaproteobacteria bacterium genomic DNA carries:
- a CDS encoding ATP-binding protein, whose translation MTNKNRRIAWAIKARLEEKQPLIQVVVGPRQVGKTTALKTALGSTGFYASADYPNPLSFEVIEEWWQEALQKPEKILAIDEVQKITGWSEIIKKLWDTSEKKMKVVLTGSSALLVEKGLKETLAGRFELIRAEHWNYQEAKETFDLPLKQFVEFGCYPGSIPFLEEKERWGLFVRDSIVEPALGRDLLQLHPVAQPALLRQIFGVAAALPAQIVSLQKLQGQLQGKGTLPTIQHYLRLLADAYLVTGIEKYYAKSFKSRKSSPKLLIHDNGLIRAFRRPITQDLSPEEYGRYLENAVGVRFIEAGWDAYYWKEREAEVDFVLLGPQGEKWAVEVKSAKASETELKSLVLFCERHPEFKPYLVSPYTSPLKQVENLPPEEILSLHRIYKLF comes from the coding sequence ATGACAAATAAAAACAGACGCATCGCCTGGGCTATCAAGGCACGATTAGAGGAAAAACAACCACTCATCCAGGTCGTGGTTGGCCCGCGACAAGTCGGCAAAACAACAGCCCTCAAAACGGCATTGGGCTCCACCGGTTTCTATGCAAGCGCTGACTACCCCAACCCCCTCTCCTTTGAGGTGATCGAAGAATGGTGGCAAGAGGCGCTCCAAAAGCCGGAGAAAATTTTAGCAATTGATGAGGTTCAAAAAATCACCGGCTGGTCGGAAATCATCAAAAAACTATGGGATACTTCCGAAAAAAAAATGAAGGTCGTTTTGACAGGTTCGTCGGCGCTTCTTGTTGAGAAGGGATTAAAGGAGACGCTGGCCGGTCGTTTTGAACTGATCCGTGCCGAACACTGGAATTATCAAGAAGCAAAAGAGACCTTCGACCTCCCCCTAAAACAGTTTGTTGAGTTCGGTTGTTACCCGGGATCGATCCCGTTTTTAGAAGAGAAAGAGCGGTGGGGCCTGTTCGTCCGCGACTCGATTGTAGAACCGGCTCTGGGAAGAGACCTTCTGCAACTCCACCCCGTCGCTCAACCGGCGCTACTGCGACAGATATTCGGGGTCGCCGCGGCTCTGCCGGCCCAAATTGTGAGTCTGCAAAAATTGCAGGGGCAACTCCAGGGGAAAGGAACCCTCCCGACAATACAACACTACCTTAGATTACTTGCCGATGCCTATCTGGTAACAGGAATTGAGAAGTATTATGCAAAGTCGTTCAAATCGAGAAAGAGCAGTCCCAAACTCCTTATTCATGATAACGGGCTGATACGCGCCTTTCGGAGACCAATCACACAGGACCTCTCTCCCGAAGAATATGGACGCTATCTTGAAAATGCGGTCGGAGTTCGCTTTATAGAAGCGGGATGGGATGCCTATTATTGGAAGGAGAGAGAGGCGGAGGTCGATTTTGTGCTTTTGGGCCCGCAGGGTGAAAAATGGGCAGTTGAAGTCAAATCAGCAAAAGCATCCGAAACCGAGCTTAAAAGTCTTGTTCTGTTTTGCGAGAGACATCCTGAATTCAAACCTTATCTTGTTTCTCCGTACACCTCACCCCTCAAACAGGTTGAAAACCTTCCACCCGAAGAGATTCTCAGTCTTCATAGGATCTACAAATTATTCTAG
- a CDS encoding nucleotidyltransferase codes for MFQKTAKIQKELHKDGMPSIVIGGLAVAVWGEPRLTADIDLKIQLNRDDASKLVFSLKPHYRLLANNPIETIKKVGFIFIQDTSNTRIDLLLADTPFDIQAIERGKKVLADKETSLTICSPEDLIIYKMISTRPRDREDVCGIIIRQKKKLDHPYLLDWLTQFEKALDDSTLVVEYNRMFKSL; via the coding sequence TTGTTTCAAAAAACCGCTAAGATACAGAAAGAACTTCATAAAGACGGAATGCCATCGATTGTCATTGGGGGGCTTGCCGTCGCCGTCTGGGGAGAACCACGCTTAACCGCGGATATAGATTTGAAAATACAGCTCAACCGGGATGACGCTTCCAAACTAGTTTTCTCACTCAAACCACATTACCGTTTATTAGCCAACAACCCGATAGAAACGATTAAAAAAGTCGGCTTCATTTTTATTCAAGATACCTCCAACACAAGAATTGATCTTTTGTTGGCCGATACCCCGTTCGATATTCAGGCGATTGAAAGGGGGAAAAAGGTCCTTGCTGATAAAGAGACTTCTCTAACCATTTGCTCTCCGGAAGATTTAATCATTTACAAAATGATATCAACCAGACCCAGGGACCGGGAAGATGTTTGCGGCATTATCATACGTCAAAAGAAAAAGCTCGATCATCCGTACCTCCTTGACTGGCTCACCCAATTCGAAAAGGCGCTCGACGATTCCACATTAGTTGTGGAATACAATCGAATGTTCAAATCACTGTAA
- the rpmA gene encoding 50S ribosomal protein L27 produces the protein MAHKKAGGSSSNGRDSNGQRRGVKRYGGQVVKAGSIIVRQRGTQIYPGINVGIGKDWTLFSKINGVVKFEPHGEKRRVSVYPT, from the coding sequence ATGGCACACAAGAAGGCAGGGGGAAGCAGTTCCAATGGTCGCGACAGCAATGGTCAGCGACGTGGCGTCAAACGATACGGCGGCCAGGTCGTGAAGGCCGGTTCTATTATCGTGCGCCAGCGTGGCACCCAAATCTACCCGGGGATCAATGTTGGTATTGGAAAAGACTGGACCCTCTTCTCCAAGATTAACGGCGTCGTGAAGTTTGAACCGCACGGCGAAAAACGCCGGGTCTCTGTTTATCCAACCTAA
- the rplU gene encoding 50S ribosomal protein L21, translating to MYAIIATGGKQYKVSKGDRLRVEKLPQEVGSPVCFDKVLLVGGNEKTEVGRPYLSQASVNGKVLEQDRGEKIVVYKYKRRKGYDKKTGHRQYLTTVEITDIKV from the coding sequence ATGTACGCAATTATCGCCACAGGTGGAAAGCAGTATAAGGTCTCAAAAGGGGATCGTCTTCGGGTCGAGAAGCTCCCCCAGGAGGTTGGCTCCCCAGTCTGCTTTGATAAGGTGTTACTCGTTGGCGGCAATGAAAAAACGGAGGTCGGTCGACCCTACCTCTCTCAGGCAAGTGTGAACGGAAAGGTCTTGGAACAGGATCGGGGAGAGAAGATTGTCGTCTACAAGTACAAGAGACGTAAAGGTTACGACAAGAAGACGGGGCATCGTCAATATCTGACGACCGTTGAGATTACGGATATAAAGGTTTAA
- a CDS encoding Rne/Rng family ribonuclease — protein MKNELIINISPTLTRIARLEGGAITELIVERAQEARFVGNVYKGKIVRVLPGMQAAFAEIGLKRTAFLYVSDIAPDLAVEEVMAEEEEPPPERPRFDRRHPRTLPQIQELVREGQEIIVQIARDPIGTKGARLTSHVSLPGRFLVYMPTVKHVGVSRRIADDNDRSRLKGILERIVPRDQGGFIARTMSEGASERELKQDMDYLIKLWGDILSSAEKVSAPNLVHQELSAVLRAIRDLFTPDIDRIVIDSAEEKKKIEEFISSFTPLSHNIVTLYDGSEPIFDAYGIEVEISRALGKKVWLKSGGYIIIDQAEALTAIDVNTGKFVGRSNLEDTILKTNLEAAKEIAYQLRLRDIGGILIVDFIDMERPSNREKVFQAFREYLRSDRAKTTITKITDLGLVEMTRKRTRESLGRLLCEPCFYCEGRGYLKSRATICHEIFRELQRGLADLRGDTLIVLANPSVAEILLDEERPTLEQWEERAGKKVIIRAREDYHTEQFDITDRG, from the coding sequence GTGAAAAATGAGCTGATTATCAATATTTCCCCAACCCTTACCCGCATTGCGCGATTGGAGGGGGGGGCAATCACCGAGCTCATTGTAGAACGGGCCCAAGAGGCCCGGTTCGTTGGTAATGTTTACAAGGGAAAGATCGTTCGTGTCCTCCCCGGCATGCAGGCCGCCTTTGCAGAGATCGGTCTCAAGCGCACCGCCTTTCTCTACGTCTCTGACATCGCCCCTGATTTGGCTGTTGAAGAGGTAATGGCAGAGGAGGAGGAGCCACCTCCCGAGAGGCCTCGTTTCGATCGGCGTCACCCGAGGACCCTTCCCCAAATCCAGGAGCTGGTTCGGGAGGGGCAGGAGATTATTGTCCAGATTGCGCGTGATCCAATCGGGACGAAGGGGGCACGCCTCACCAGCCATGTCAGTTTGCCGGGTCGTTTCTTGGTCTACATGCCAACAGTCAAACATGTCGGCGTTTCCCGAAGAATTGCCGACGACAATGACAGGTCACGACTGAAGGGTATTCTGGAGAGAATTGTTCCAAGGGATCAGGGTGGATTCATTGCGCGCACAATGAGCGAGGGGGCGAGTGAGAGAGAGCTCAAGCAGGACATGGATTATCTGATCAAACTCTGGGGAGATATCCTCTCCTCTGCGGAGAAGGTTTCCGCCCCCAACTTGGTCCACCAGGAATTGTCTGCCGTTCTCCGTGCCATTCGGGATCTCTTCACACCGGACATCGACCGGATCGTCATCGACTCGGCCGAAGAGAAGAAGAAGATCGAGGAGTTCATCAGCTCCTTTACTCCGCTTTCGCATAACATCGTCACCCTCTACGACGGTTCCGAACCGATCTTCGACGCCTATGGTATCGAGGTGGAGATCTCCCGGGCGTTGGGCAAGAAGGTCTGGCTCAAATCGGGGGGCTATATCATCATCGACCAGGCGGAGGCCCTCACCGCAATCGACGTCAACACCGGCAAGTTTGTCGGCCGAAGCAACCTCGAAGATACTATCTTGAAAACAAACCTCGAGGCGGCCAAGGAGATCGCCTACCAACTCAGACTCCGGGATATCGGCGGAATCCTTATTGTTGATTTTATCGACATGGAGCGCCCTTCCAACCGCGAAAAGGTTTTCCAGGCATTCCGCGAATATCTTCGATCCGATCGCGCCAAAACCACGATCACCAAGATCACCGACTTGGGACTCGTCGAGATGACACGTAAAAGAACTCGCGAGAGCCTCGGCCGACTCCTCTGCGAGCCCTGTTTTTATTGTGAGGGTCGGGGGTATCTCAAGAGCCGCGCAACGATCTGCCACGAGATTTTTCGTGAACTGCAACGGGGACTCGCCGATCTGCGGGGCGACACCCTGATTGTGCTGGCCAACCCTTCCGTTGCCGAGATACTGCTGGATGAAGAACGCCCTACCCTTGAACAATGGGAGGAGAGGGCCGGCAAGAAGGTGATCATCCGGGCCAGGGAGGATTACCATACGGAGCAATTCGATATCACCGACAGGGGTTGA
- a CDS encoding TIGR03960 family B12-binding radical SAM protein: MNDFFKILPQVRRPSRYLGDEINSVRKDLSKVTLKVGLCYPDAYEIGMSHIGTQILYHLLNDQSKIACERVYAPWPDMENQLREKGLPLTTLESKIPLNELDILGITIPFELTYTNILSVLNLGGIPFYSKDRDESFPLILGGGTGAYNPEPVADFFDAILIGDGEEAILEICDVVRRLKQSAVGAPSSRVQQAAPLPTKKALLQDLSQIPGLYIPSFFEPIYKKDGTLQEIKPLLEGYTGVRKRVVSDLNKAYYPKKPILPHTKVIHDRVGVEVQRGCVRGCRFCQAGYIDRPERQRSPETIKEIVREQIKATGQEEVSLVSLSIGDYDCVTPLLKELMNEHGKNNVAISLPATRVEQLTGAMMEEIKRVRKTGFTIAPEAATDRMRQIINKGNSEENLMQTVRTVFSNGWRLMKFYFMIGLPTETDFDVTEIAGLGGRSLQEARRFSGRAEINLGVSAFVPKSFTPFQWEPQNSLSETDRKLKLLRSNIKGRGLTLKPHRPETTYLEGIFSRGDRRLSKLVIKAWENGCRFDEWDEGIKFGLWQEAWKELGIDSTFYVERRRERDEVLPWDHLFIEMKKEWLWEEYEASLGEAFVDDCSTGKCTTCGVCDYKEVRNRSYELPMYEPDRKLVKKKTTTEIRHYSPISLNLSDPAFSCDKVQDRSKGGEGGFLYHLTYSKRGPAAFLSHLEFVDHIRRTVSRAGLPVQFSQGFHPYPKISFGDAAPVGLETINQIMTISLWSEMEPLEIKTRLNQTLPDGIVIEAVNALAKKPKKDLDLTA; this comes from the coding sequence ATGAACGACTTCTTTAAAATTCTGCCGCAGGTTCGTCGCCCTTCCCGTTATTTGGGGGATGAGATCAATTCAGTCCGTAAAGATCTCTCAAAGGTCACATTAAAAGTCGGGCTTTGCTATCCGGATGCGTATGAGATTGGGATGAGCCACATCGGCACACAGATCCTTTACCACCTCTTGAATGATCAGTCCAAGATTGCCTGTGAGAGGGTCTACGCCCCATGGCCTGATATGGAAAATCAGCTAAGAGAGAAAGGCCTACCCCTCACGACGCTCGAATCAAAAATCCCGCTGAACGAGCTCGATATTCTGGGGATCACCATCCCGTTTGAATTGACCTACACCAATATCCTGAGCGTCCTCAACCTCGGTGGGATCCCGTTCTACTCAAAAGATCGGGATGAATCGTTTCCACTCATCCTGGGAGGCGGCACAGGCGCCTATAATCCCGAACCGGTTGCCGATTTTTTCGACGCAATCCTGATCGGAGATGGCGAAGAGGCGATCCTGGAGATTTGCGATGTGGTGAGACGGTTGAAACAATCAGCTGTAGGGGCGCCCTCAAGTAGGGTGCAGCAAGCAGCACCCCTACCAACAAAAAAGGCCCTATTGCAGGATTTATCTCAAATCCCGGGCCTCTACATCCCCTCTTTTTTTGAACCGATCTACAAAAAGGATGGGACCCTCCAGGAGATTAAACCGCTTCTTGAAGGCTACACCGGAGTCCGCAAACGGGTTGTCTCTGATCTGAACAAGGCCTACTACCCTAAAAAACCGATCCTCCCACACACAAAAGTGATCCATGATCGTGTCGGCGTTGAGGTGCAGCGTGGTTGTGTTCGTGGCTGTCGTTTTTGTCAGGCTGGCTACATCGACCGGCCGGAACGACAACGCTCGCCGGAGACAATAAAAGAGATCGTTCGGGAACAGATCAAGGCAACGGGCCAGGAGGAGGTCAGTCTCGTCTCACTCTCCATCGGCGATTATGATTGTGTCACACCCCTTCTCAAGGAGCTTATGAATGAACACGGCAAAAACAACGTTGCCATCTCGCTCCCGGCTACACGTGTTGAACAGCTGACAGGGGCAATGATGGAAGAGATCAAGCGGGTTCGAAAAACCGGCTTTACGATCGCCCCCGAAGCGGCAACCGACCGAATGCGACAGATAATCAACAAGGGAAATTCAGAGGAAAACCTTATGCAAACGGTCCGGACGGTCTTCTCCAACGGCTGGAGACTCATGAAGTTTTATTTCATGATCGGACTTCCAACAGAGACCGATTTTGATGTGACAGAAATTGCCGGTCTTGGGGGAAGGAGCCTCCAAGAGGCCCGTCGTTTCAGTGGCAGGGCTGAAATCAATCTGGGCGTCTCCGCCTTTGTCCCAAAATCGTTCACACCCTTTCAGTGGGAGCCCCAAAACTCCCTCTCTGAAACCGATCGAAAACTGAAACTCTTAAGATCAAATATCAAGGGCCGAGGACTCACTCTCAAGCCCCATCGACCAGAGACAACCTATCTGGAAGGGATTTTCTCCCGAGGGGATCGGCGGCTTTCAAAACTGGTTATCAAGGCCTGGGAGAACGGATGCCGGTTCGATGAGTGGGATGAGGGGATCAAATTTGGTCTTTGGCAGGAGGCCTGGAAAGAGCTCGGTATCGATTCCACTTTCTATGTTGAGAGAAGGAGGGAAAGGGATGAGGTCCTGCCGTGGGACCATCTCTTTATCGAGATGAAGAAGGAATGGCTCTGGGAGGAGTATGAAGCCTCGCTTGGAGAGGCATTTGTTGATGATTGCTCAACCGGAAAATGCACGACTTGCGGGGTTTGTGATTACAAAGAGGTGAGGAATCGGTCGTACGAACTACCGATGTACGAACCCGATAGGAAGTTGGTTAAGAAAAAGACGACGACGGAGATTCGGCATTATTCGCCTATCTCGCTAAATCTCTCTGATCCCGCTTTCTCCTGCGACAAAGTTCAGGACAGGTCAAAGGGGGGCGAGGGGGGATTTTTATACCATCTCACCTACTCCAAGAGAGGCCCGGCGGCTTTTTTGAGTCACCTTGAATTTGTGGACCATATCCGTCGAACGGTTAGCCGTGCGGGGCTGCCCGTTCAGTTTTCACAAGGATTTCATCCCTACCCCAAGATCTCGTTTGGGGATGCGGCCCCGGTGGGATTGGAAACAATCAATCAAATAATGACAATCTCTCTTTGGTCCGAGATGGAACCGTTGGAAATCAAGACCCGCTTGAACCAAACCCTGCCTGACGGAATCGTCATTGAGGCGGTGAATGCCCTTGCCAAGAAACCGAAGAAAGATTTAGACCTCACGGCGTGA
- a CDS encoding orotate phosphoribosyltransferase, with translation MMKLLEKFGAVLTNGHFVYTSGKHGSAYINKDALYPHTTVISRLCRELAKKFSRSPVEVVVAPVVGGVILSQWVAHHLSRMKKREVLGVYAEKSADGFILKRGYDRLVSGKKVLVVEDILNTGGSAKKVVETVRSAGGVVIGVGALVNRGGVIAKDLGGVPKVFSLVELPLEAWEANECPLCVRQLPINTEVGKGKR, from the coding sequence ATGATGAAGCTCCTTGAGAAATTTGGGGCTGTTCTGACAAACGGCCATTTTGTTTACACCTCGGGTAAACATGGGTCGGCTTACATCAATAAGGATGCCCTCTATCCCCATACCACTGTTATTTCCCGTTTATGTCGTGAGTTGGCCAAAAAATTTTCACGTTCACCAGTAGAAGTGGTTGTGGCACCGGTGGTTGGTGGGGTGATCCTCTCACAGTGGGTAGCTCATCACTTGAGCCGGATGAAAAAACGGGAGGTTCTGGGCGTTTATGCCGAAAAATCCGCGGACGGTTTCATTTTGAAAAGGGGATATGATCGTTTGGTTTCCGGCAAGAAGGTTCTGGTTGTGGAAGATATCCTCAATACGGGAGGGTCGGCAAAAAAAGTGGTAGAGACCGTTCGCTCTGCCGGTGGGGTTGTGATCGGAGTGGGGGCGCTCGTGAATCGAGGTGGTGTGATCGCCAAAGATCTTGGTGGTGTTCCAAAGGTCTTTTCGCTCGTTGAACTCCCTCTCGAAGCCTGGGAGGCAAACGAGTGTCCGTTGTGTGTCCGACAACTCCCCATCAATACCGAAGTGGGGAAGGGGAAGAGATAA
- the rimO gene encoding 30S ribosomal protein S12 methylthiotransferase RimO has translation MARRQDAASIATPKKVYLQSLGCPKNLVDSEIMLGTLASQGYQITTDRSEAEVIVVNTCGFLQASAKESIDAILNLAQEKESGHCKKLVVAGCLSQRYQGELPKELPEVDLFIGTNDYPKIAEILSDLPNREYIHKPLYVHQADTPRLLATAAHTAYVKIAEGCNHTCSFCIIPKLRGKQRSRSIADIVTEIKNLKLIGVKEFNLIAQDTTDYGCDLHDGTTIEKLFEELAKIAGNHWLRLLYAYPLRFSDELINIIASSENFCRYVDIPFQHINNRILKSMRRGSNGDYIRSLVERLRKKIPNIAIRSTLIVGYPGETDDEFDELYRFLKETKLERVGVFTFSEEEGTPAATLPDQLSPKIMRERREILMKLQQSISLKKNRGRIGSRIRLLVEESSDENRGWGRSEWEAPEIDGRIYLEGGRSLAGQFCDVLIQNAGPYDLTATPYANS, from the coding sequence ATGGCAAGAAGACAGGACGCGGCGTCTATAGCTACACCTAAGAAGGTTTATCTTCAAAGTCTGGGTTGCCCCAAGAATCTGGTTGATTCAGAGATCATGTTGGGGACACTCGCCTCGCAGGGGTATCAGATTACGACCGATCGCTCTGAGGCAGAGGTTATTGTTGTCAACACCTGCGGATTTCTGCAGGCGTCCGCAAAGGAGTCGATCGATGCGATTCTTAACCTTGCCCAAGAAAAAGAGAGCGGGCACTGTAAAAAACTAGTCGTTGCCGGATGCCTTTCGCAAAGGTATCAAGGCGAACTCCCAAAGGAACTCCCCGAGGTTGATCTGTTTATTGGAACGAACGACTACCCCAAAATTGCAGAGATTTTGTCGGATCTCCCCAATCGAGAATACATCCACAAACCGCTTTACGTTCATCAAGCCGATACTCCTCGTCTTTTGGCCACAGCCGCGCATACAGCGTATGTCAAGATTGCTGAGGGCTGCAACCACACCTGCAGTTTTTGCATCATCCCAAAGCTGCGGGGCAAACAGAGGAGTCGTTCTATCGCAGATATTGTCACTGAGATAAAAAATTTAAAACTGATCGGAGTTAAAGAGTTTAATCTGATCGCACAAGATACCACCGACTATGGGTGCGACCTCCATGACGGAACCACCATTGAAAAATTGTTTGAAGAACTTGCCAAAATCGCCGGCAACCACTGGCTCCGCCTCCTATATGCCTACCCTTTGAGATTTTCAGATGAGTTGATCAACATAATCGCCTCTTCTGAAAATTTCTGCCGCTACGTCGACATCCCGTTTCAGCACATCAATAACCGGATCCTAAAATCGATGCGACGCGGCTCTAACGGTGACTACATCCGGAGTCTTGTTGAAAGGCTTCGTAAAAAGATACCGAACATCGCCATTCGTTCGACATTGATCGTCGGTTACCCTGGCGAGACTGACGACGAGTTCGACGAATTATACCGTTTCCTTAAGGAAACGAAACTGGAGAGAGTCGGGGTCTTCACCTTTTCGGAGGAGGAAGGGACACCTGCCGCCACCTTGCCAGATCAGCTCTCTCCAAAGATTATGAGGGAGCGCCGTGAAATTTTAATGAAACTCCAACAATCGATTAGTCTCAAAAAGAATCGTGGGCGAATCGGCTCCAGAATACGACTCTTGGTAGAAGAATCATCCGACGAAAATCGCGGCTGGGGACGAAGTGAATGGGAAGCCCCTGAGATTGATGGAAGAATTTATCTGGAAGGGGGGCGCTCCCTGGCAGGTCAATTTTGTGACGTCTTGATCCAAAATGCAGGGCCCTACGATCTAACCGCCACACCTTATGCCAATTCTTAA
- a CDS encoding 3-hydroxybutyryl-CoA dehydrogenase, which yields MTIKKIGIIGVGTMGHGIAQVAAQSGFEVWIRDIDDPKTNAAIGKIEKNWERLIEKGKLTTDQKKSARQNLKSCRGYQDLATVDLLIEAITENTDQKRSLFREMNGLVKKEAFFATNTSSISVTQLATASGRPDRFVGMHFFNPVPLMALVEIIRGLQTSDETYAAAFETAKAMGKSPAAVKDAPGFAVNRLLLPMINEAFYLLQEGVADAKTIDEVMKLGANHPMGPLTLADFVGLDVTLAALEVLHRDFGDSKYRPCPLLRKYVESGWYGKKTGRGVYSYT from the coding sequence ATGACAATCAAAAAGATCGGGATCATCGGTGTCGGGACGATGGGACATGGTATTGCACAAGTGGCGGCTCAATCCGGATTCGAGGTCTGGATCCGTGACATTGATGACCCCAAAACCAATGCCGCGATCGGAAAAATTGAGAAGAATTGGGAGAGGCTGATTGAAAAGGGGAAGCTCACAACAGATCAGAAGAAATCGGCCCGTCAAAATCTTAAATCCTGTCGAGGGTATCAGGATCTTGCCACGGTCGATCTCCTGATCGAGGCGATCACAGAAAACACCGATCAGAAGAGATCCCTCTTCCGAGAGATGAACGGACTCGTGAAAAAAGAGGCCTTTTTTGCTACAAACACCTCTTCCATTTCTGTTACGCAGCTCGCCACAGCCAGTGGTCGACCGGACCGTTTTGTCGGAATGCACTTCTTCAACCCGGTTCCACTCATGGCGCTCGTTGAAATTATCCGAGGGCTACAAACATCGGATGAAACCTATGCGGCCGCCTTTGAAACCGCCAAGGCAATGGGAAAGAGTCCCGCCGCTGTTAAAGACGCCCCCGGTTTCGCGGTGAATCGGCTCCTACTTCCGATGATCAACGAGGCGTTCTACCTCCTTCAGGAGGGAGTCGCTGACGCCAAGACGATTGATGAAGTCATGAAACTCGGCGCCAACCACCCGATGGGACCACTCACCTTGGCTGATTTTGTCGGGCTGGATGTGACACTCGCGGCCCTCGAAGTTCTCCATCGCGACTTTGGTGACAGCAAATACCGCCCTTGCCCGCTGCTTCGGAAATATGTAGAGAGCGGATGGTATGGCAAGAAGACAGGACGCGGCGTCTATAGCTACACCTAA
- the ccrA gene encoding crotonyl-CoA carboxylase/reductase, translating to MVKEIYALGETPPPGVVPQKMYAQVIRQSRFGEPKDAFKLETMPVPSIGPDEVLVYVMAAGINYNNVWAARGLPVDVVRLHSKKEAEEDFHIGGSDASGIVWAVGKNVHSVKVGDEVVVHCGWWDRNDPWIVAGKDPMLAPSQLIWGYETNWGSFAQFTRVQDHQCLPKPKHLSWEAAACYMLVGATAYRMLHGWSGNTVQKGDVVLIWGGSGGLGSMAIQVVKAAGGIPIAVVSDDEKIAYCVKLGAKGAINRKNFDHWGMMPHWKDKEGYSKWFEGVRSFGKAIWEIVGEKKNPAIVFEHPGEGTIPTSMFVCDTGGMVAICAGTSGFNATLDLRYHWMRQKRLQGSHFANDEQARGINNLIIEKKVDPCLSETFSFEETGLAHQLMSENRHPPGNMAVLVNAKRKGTKNFGDAS from the coding sequence ATGGTCAAAGAGATCTACGCCTTAGGAGAGACACCACCGCCAGGAGTTGTTCCACAAAAAATGTATGCCCAGGTGATCCGCCAGAGTCGGTTTGGAGAGCCAAAGGATGCCTTCAAGCTTGAGACAATGCCAGTGCCATCGATCGGTCCAGATGAAGTCCTTGTTTACGTTATGGCCGCCGGAATCAACTACAACAATGTCTGGGCGGCTCGTGGTCTGCCAGTTGATGTCGTACGACTCCACTCCAAAAAAGAGGCAGAGGAGGACTTTCATATTGGAGGCAGTGATGCCTCCGGCATCGTATGGGCTGTTGGAAAAAATGTCCACAGTGTCAAAGTGGGAGATGAGGTCGTGGTCCATTGCGGGTGGTGGGACAGAAACGACCCCTGGATCGTAGCAGGAAAAGATCCGATGCTTGCCCCATCTCAATTGATCTGGGGTTATGAAACCAATTGGGGAAGTTTTGCCCAATTCACTCGTGTTCAGGATCACCAATGTCTTCCTAAACCGAAACATCTCTCCTGGGAGGCAGCCGCCTGCTACATGCTTGTAGGAGCGACCGCCTATCGCATGCTCCACGGATGGTCCGGAAATACGGTTCAAAAGGGAGACGTCGTTCTCATTTGGGGAGGTTCAGGTGGTCTTGGCTCTATGGCGATTCAGGTTGTCAAGGCGGCCGGCGGGATACCCATAGCGGTCGTCTCTGACGACGAAAAAATAGCCTATTGCGTGAAACTGGGGGCCAAGGGGGCAATCAACCGGAAGAATTTTGATCATTGGGGAATGATGCCCCATTGGAAGGACAAGGAAGGCTATTCAAAATGGTTTGAGGGGGTTCGTTCATTTGGCAAGGCGATCTGGGAGATTGTTGGGGAGAAGAAAAATCCGGCGATTGTTTTCGAGCACCCGGGTGAGGGAACGATACCAACCTCCATGTTCGTCTGCGATACCGGGGGAATGGTTGCCATCTGCGCCGGCACTTCAGGCTTCAATGCCACCCTCGACCTTCGTTACCATTGGATGCGTCAGAAAAGGCTTCAGGGGTCTCACTTCGCAAACGATGAGCAGGCGCGGGGGATTAACAATCTCATCATCGAAAAGAAAGTCGATCCATGCCTTTCCGAAACCTTTTCATTTGAAGAGACCGGCTTGGCCCATCAACTGATGAGCGAAAACAGACACCCGCCGGGAAATATGGCTGTGTTGGTTAATGCAAAAAGAAAAGGAACAAAAAACTTCGGGGATGCATCATAA